Proteins from one Leptospira bourretii genomic window:
- a CDS encoding diacylglycerol/polyprenol kinase family protein translates to MNSGFNFFRKIWHVLGLIIPVTLFFDPFKDAFGLVFATRAILVTALAVLLIALFVLEFVRLSHSGFENFFYKYFGFLMKESERKRFNGTVPYFFANFLVVLFFPAEVAILAILFLVIGDPFAAYVGSKYGKHRFYNGKSVEGIIGFLIPAFLFSVLALFLITKSQPGSFLAILDDQGNLLLTPIYIVFLSVLSACVTEFFANTTAKGLIDDNLLIPIVGATVLSILSLLCLDYTPTDFFFDPKALYIQK, encoded by the coding sequence GTGAATTCAGGATTTAATTTTTTTCGTAAAATTTGGCATGTGCTCGGGCTCATCATTCCCGTGACTCTTTTTTTTGATCCCTTTAAGGATGCCTTTGGCCTTGTATTTGCAACACGTGCCATTCTCGTCACAGCCCTTGCTGTCCTACTGATTGCTTTGTTTGTATTGGAATTTGTTCGATTGAGTCATTCCGGCTTTGAAAACTTCTTTTACAAATATTTTGGATTCTTAATGAAAGAATCAGAAAGAAAAAGATTCAACGGAACCGTTCCGTATTTTTTTGCCAACTTCCTTGTTGTTTTGTTTTTCCCCGCTGAAGTTGCCATTCTTGCCATTCTCTTTTTGGTCATTGGAGATCCTTTTGCCGCCTATGTTGGCAGTAAGTATGGGAAACATCGATTTTACAACGGAAAGTCTGTTGAAGGGATTATCGGTTTTTTGATTCCTGCCTTTTTATTTTCCGTCCTTGCACTGTTTCTCATCACAAAATCCCAGCCAGGAAGTTTCCTTGCTATTTTGGATGACCAAGGAAACCTTCTTTTGACTCCGATTTACATTGTATTCCTTTCTGTCCTATCCGCTTGCGTAACAGAGTTTTTTGCAAATACTACTGCCAAAGGACTCATTGACGATAACCTTCTTATCCCAATTGTAGGAGCTACTGTACTTTCTATATTGTCCTTGTTGTGTTTGGATTATACACCGACGGATTTTTTCTTTGATCCAAAGGCTCTCTACATTCAAAAGTAA
- a CDS encoding helix-turn-helix domain-containing protein produces the protein MLRKKRGIKQYDMARALGVSPSYLSKIETGAQDPTEKFKSSCAKYLKTSVDKLFNESAVEDIYPEFSNGLKNKLWAVRRELGIKQYDFAKKLKVSTPFLSKVELGLLEPPEDFKNLVSKVLKMEKNELFLG, from the coding sequence ATGCTTCGAAAGAAGAGAGGGATCAAACAGTACGATATGGCAAGGGCGCTGGGAGTTTCTCCAAGTTACCTATCCAAAATTGAGACTGGAGCCCAAGATCCGACTGAAAAATTCAAGTCGTCTTGTGCAAAATATCTCAAAACCTCTGTTGATAAGCTTTTCAACGAAAGCGCTGTGGAAGACATCTACCCTGAGTTTTCCAACGGATTGAAAAATAAACTTTGGGCAGTCCGACGTGAGTTAGGAATCAAACAATACGATTTCGCAAAGAAATTGAAGGTTTCCACTCCGTTTCTGTCAAAAGTAGAACTGGGACTTTTGGAACCACCTGAAGATTTTAAAAATCTGGTCTCCAAAGTTCTAAAAATGGAAAAAAACGAGCTATTTCTCGGCTAA
- a CDS encoding LIC12015 family putative lipoprotein, which produces MNLNKLFTLGPVLGLIFVSLLNCSKDSEILATFDGGTVTRKEMNFVIEASKRGNTEPQPISADIQAKILESIALEKILLKDAISSKKVAEADVQKIESLVNQFLKLNVYMREYVKNGLKEKPLEFVNLQLALVRGEDEATNLKNAEALATKLNSLSDKEIAEEISKVTEDITRRPIAGKLEPFCTNCAETPLEDILTEVKKAKKGTFISYAKAGEGRIAYVVRATGTEKVHPERLKKYFTSIFDDFKKEATEYGKSHEDAETKASVAYFTEGESADKANQFASHTMKEYEQGLYQKELKRITEESGITVANLPRFSGPNDIDPKIFTPNYSLYTARDGKNYTWKDLTSDFEAIPDVLKQEYKDEKSKTWDMLNLFQSTILQGKIAETSDQVQDVGSEIGYIMQMDKMKVSLALKSLQDEIKAIPVTVTEAQMRDAYEAGKMYAYADPDPKNPQNRIPKPYPAVRERIKSEMEGAQRNSFIEQKVAGLKTTYNLVIASDRLKEVTL; this is translated from the coding sequence ATGAATCTAAACAAACTTTTCACTCTGGGTCCCGTACTCGGTTTGATCTTCGTATCACTTCTCAATTGCTCCAAGGATTCAGAAATCCTTGCGACATTTGATGGTGGAACTGTAACACGCAAAGAAATGAACTTTGTGATTGAGGCTTCTAAAAGAGGAAACACAGAACCGCAACCAATCAGTGCTGACATCCAAGCCAAAATCTTAGAAAGTATCGCTTTAGAAAAAATCTTACTAAAAGATGCAATCTCTTCCAAAAAAGTTGCGGAAGCAGATGTTCAAAAAATTGAATCATTAGTGAACCAGTTTTTGAAATTAAACGTTTATATGCGAGAGTATGTTAAAAACGGTTTAAAAGAAAAACCTCTTGAATTTGTAAATCTTCAGCTAGCGCTTGTTCGTGGTGAAGATGAAGCAACGAATCTGAAAAACGCAGAAGCCTTAGCTACAAAACTGAATTCACTTTCGGATAAAGAAATTGCAGAAGAAATTTCCAAGGTAACGGAAGATATTACCAGAAGACCGATTGCGGGTAAGTTAGAACCTTTTTGCACAAATTGTGCGGAAACTCCTTTGGAAGACATTCTAACAGAAGTAAAAAAAGCTAAAAAAGGAACTTTTATTTCTTATGCAAAAGCCGGTGAAGGTAGGATTGCATACGTTGTTCGTGCAACCGGAACAGAAAAGGTTCATCCAGAAAGATTAAAAAAATATTTTACATCTATTTTTGATGATTTCAAAAAAGAAGCAACTGAATACGGAAAATCTCACGAAGATGCTGAAACAAAGGCTTCTGTTGCTTACTTTACCGAAGGTGAATCTGCTGACAAAGCAAACCAGTTTGCTTCTCATACGATGAAAGAATATGAGCAAGGATTGTATCAAAAAGAACTAAAACGAATCACAGAAGAAAGTGGCATTACTGTTGCAAACCTTCCTCGTTTTTCGGGCCCAAATGATATTGATCCAAAAATTTTTACTCCAAATTACTCTTTATATACTGCTCGTGATGGCAAAAACTACACTTGGAAAGATTTAACATCTGACTTTGAAGCCATTCCAGACGTTTTAAAACAAGAATACAAAGATGAAAAATCCAAAACTTGGGACATGTTGAATTTGTTTCAGTCTACCATCCTCCAAGGAAAAATTGCAGAGACCTCTGACCAAGTGCAAGATGTTGGTTCGGAGATTGGGTATATCATGCAGATGGATAAGATGAAAGTTTCTTTGGCGTTAAAATCGCTACAAGATGAAATCAAAGCCATTCCTGTGACTGTAACAGAAGCACAAATGAGAGATGCCTATGAAGCGGGAAAAATGTACGCTTATGCAGACCCAGATCCTAAAAACCCACAGAATCGCATTCCTAAGCCTTATCCTGCAGTTCGTGAGAGAATCAAATCGGAAATGGAAGGTGCACAAAGGAATTCCTTTATTGAACAAAAAGTCGCAGGTTTAAAGACCACTTACAACTTGGTCATTGCTTCTGATCGTTTAAAAGAAGTTACATTATAG
- a CDS encoding STAS domain-containing protein, giving the protein MSLDDLVVSTEKIDTVYVTKLQGNLNNFTAEKCIKSVLNSLKHGSVILDLEELNMVTTQGIIAFKTLSEEAFLHKHKIILVNLPLSVRQAFLMAGVRNLFPIANNEEAAFKMASRPSR; this is encoded by the coding sequence ATGAGCTTAGACGATTTAGTAGTTTCCACTGAAAAAATAGACACTGTGTATGTAACCAAATTGCAGGGGAACCTAAATAACTTCACTGCTGAGAAATGTATCAAATCAGTACTCAATTCCTTAAAACATGGGTCTGTCATTCTGGATTTGGAAGAATTGAATATGGTCACAACCCAAGGAATCATCGCTTTCAAAACTCTCAGCGAAGAAGCCTTCCTTCACAAACATAAAATCATCTTAGTCAATCTGCCGTTAAGCGTTAGACAAGCTTTTTTAATGGCAGGAGTTCGTAATTTATTTCCCATAGCAAACAATGAAGAGGCCGCATTTAAAATGGCCTCAAGACCCAGCAGGTAA
- a CDS encoding DUF4416 family protein, translating to MPQEILERPPGASFFVILSYQEEGILFELKALAEKRFSKILYESVSLPKWTPDETEREFAYPGRFTKVLSFKQRIHREELVEKKKECLEFQSLLQKKDQSVLLIPGYVTSHNIVIAKSKDDFHRTYLFQGVYGETVYHFSRSQLVVAESAQNYFREREVSYFFNTLRESYEFNKFKS from the coding sequence ATGCCGCAAGAGATTTTAGAAAGACCGCCGGGAGCCTCCTTTTTTGTGATTCTTTCCTACCAAGAGGAAGGAATCCTTTTTGAGCTGAAGGCTTTAGCGGAAAAACGGTTTTCTAAAATTCTCTATGAATCAGTCTCCCTTCCCAAATGGACCCCTGATGAAACAGAAAGGGAATTTGCTTATCCTGGACGGTTTACAAAAGTCCTTTCCTTCAAACAAAGAATTCATAGAGAAGAACTGGTAGAAAAAAAGAAAGAGTGTTTGGAATTCCAATCTTTATTACAAAAAAAGGACCAGAGTGTGCTTCTGATTCCGGGATACGTCACTTCGCATAACATTGTGATTGCGAAATCAAAAGATGACTTCCACCGGACATACCTATTCCAGGGTGTTTATGGAGAGACTGTTTATCATTTTTCTAGAAGTCAGTTGGTGGTGGCTGAATCTGCACAAAACTACTTTCGAGAAAGAGAGGTGAGTTATTTTTTCAACACTCTCAGGGAATCTTATGAATTTAATAAATTCAAATCTTAA
- a CDS encoding sodium-dependent transporter, with protein MEKRQVEHHDGWASRIGLILAVASGAIGLGNFLRFPGQAVQNGGGAFMVPYITSFLILGIPVCLAEWTMGRMGGKHGHSTPFIFREYLKGFPLKLSGTIGVMIPVMIYVYYVFIESWCLAYAYYFLTGQMSLTGSTQDAMTKQASTFFMHLTGAEANGSSFQSPIIVFFLLCVLFNFLLVYRGLSKGLEAFAKIAMPLMGICATIILIRVLTIPGIESGLAVMWNPDWSKLTQPKVWISAAGQIFFSLSTGFGIALVFSSFLKKKDDVVLSSLSSASLNEFAEVVFGGMITIPVAFLFLGMQVTSFGTFGMGFIALPSVFGMMPGGAFFGGLWFLVLFLAAITSSVTMLQPGILFLEEGFHIGRRKSSLLLFLFTFCLCLPIIYFNKDFAALDIADFYIGTIMIYILASIQIFIFVFKIGVENGVKDANEGSLIPFPKSIQFVLKYITPWFLLFIFVSFCYMNLPEYLDKMNPEVMGSLAEIKGESVEDAKTKAIVARSVVIGLVLIYGFIYVLVSKALGHKKGKVVT; from the coding sequence ATGGAAAAGAGACAAGTGGAACACCATGATGGCTGGGCCAGTCGTATCGGTTTGATTTTGGCTGTAGCAAGTGGTGCGATTGGACTTGGAAATTTTTTGAGATTTCCTGGGCAAGCCGTACAAAATGGTGGTGGTGCCTTTATGGTTCCTTATATCACAAGTTTCCTCATTTTGGGAATCCCTGTTTGTTTGGCAGAATGGACCATGGGCAGGATGGGTGGCAAACATGGACATAGCACTCCCTTTATCTTTCGTGAATACTTAAAAGGATTCCCTCTCAAACTTTCTGGGACCATTGGCGTGATGATTCCTGTGATGATTTACGTTTATTATGTTTTTATCGAATCTTGGTGTTTGGCTTATGCTTATTATTTTCTCACAGGGCAAATGTCCCTCACAGGTTCAACCCAAGATGCGATGACAAAACAAGCTTCTACTTTCTTTATGCATTTAACTGGTGCCGAAGCAAATGGATCCAGTTTTCAGTCTCCTATCATTGTATTTTTTTTACTCTGCGTTTTGTTTAACTTTTTACTTGTATATCGCGGTCTTTCCAAAGGACTCGAAGCTTTTGCAAAAATTGCGATGCCGCTAATGGGAATTTGTGCTACCATCATTCTCATCCGTGTTCTAACAATTCCTGGAATTGAATCAGGTCTTGCCGTTATGTGGAACCCAGATTGGTCAAAACTGACCCAACCTAAGGTATGGATCAGTGCTGCAGGACAAATTTTCTTTTCTTTATCAACTGGTTTTGGGATTGCTCTCGTGTTTTCTAGTTTTTTAAAGAAAAAAGACGATGTGGTTTTGTCGAGTCTCTCCTCTGCTTCTTTGAATGAGTTCGCAGAGGTTGTGTTTGGTGGGATGATCACCATTCCCGTAGCTTTTTTATTTTTAGGAATGCAAGTGACTTCCTTTGGGACTTTTGGAATGGGATTCATTGCCTTACCTTCCGTGTTTGGAATGATGCCTGGAGGAGCCTTCTTTGGAGGACTCTGGTTTCTTGTATTGTTTCTTGCTGCCATCACTTCCTCTGTGACAATGTTGCAGCCTGGAATTTTATTTTTAGAAGAAGGATTTCATATCGGTAGACGGAAATCTTCCCTACTTTTATTTCTTTTTACGTTTTGTCTTTGCCTTCCAATCATTTATTTTAACAAAGATTTTGCAGCACTTGATATTGCCGATTTTTATATTGGAACCATTATGATTTACATCTTGGCCTCCATTCAAATTTTTATCTTTGTTTTTAAGATTGGCGTGGAAAACGGAGTCAAAGATGCGAATGAAGGTAGTCTGATTCCCTTCCCTAAATCAATTCAGTTTGTTTTGAAATACATCACTCCCTGGTTTTTACTTTTTATCTTTGTTTCTTTTTGTTACATGAACTTACCTGAATATTTAGATAAAATGAATCCAGAAGTTATGGGTTCCCTCGCTGAAATCAAAGGGGAAAGTGTAGAAGATGCCAAAACCAAAGCAATTGTTGCTCGTTCTGTAGTGATAGGACTTGTTTTGATTTATGGATTTATTTATGTTTTAGTTTCCAAAGCCTTGGGTCACAAAAAAGGAAAGGTGGTCACATGA